From the genome of Nicotiana sylvestris chromosome 2, ASM39365v2, whole genome shotgun sequence, one region includes:
- the LOC138886198 gene encoding uncharacterized protein translates to MKSLSINVSLVEALEQISGYAKFMKDLVTKKRSMNCKTIKMTHQVSVIVHSIAPKLEDPGAFTIPCTIGSADFAKALCDLGASINLMPYSVFKTLEIGQPRPTSMRLQMADRTMKRPLGIIDNVLVHVDKFILPSDFVILDFKVDYEVPINLGRPLLATGKDLVDVEDSELTFRMGDEKVVFYVCKSMRQPNNNEVCSFVDLVKDVIVDDASATMNVEDSLEVVSLNLDDEEEREGYVEYVNAFQGMGSYTYEPRKISLDLENRKTPPTMPLIEEPPTLELKSLPPHIRYEFLGPSSTLPVILSSCLTNLQVEAHWRCYKGGKEQSDQHWRISEA, encoded by the coding sequence ATGAAGAGTTTGTCTATTAATGTGTCGTTGGTTGAGGCATTGGAACAAATTTCGGgatatgcaaagttcatgaaggatttggtgacaaagaaaagatcaatGAATTGTAAGACTATCAAgatgacacatcaagtgagtgTTATTGTGCACTCAATAGCTCCAAAATTGGAAGATCCAGGTGCTTTTACAATCCCTTGCACTATTGGGAGTGCCGACTTTGCCAAAGCTTTAtgtgatcttggggcaagtatcaacttgatgccctactcggtgttcaaaactttggagattgggcaaccaagacccacatccatgAGGTTGCAGATGGCAGATCGTACAATGAAAAggccattgggtattattgataatgtgttagttcatgttgacaagttcatcctcccgtcggactttgtgattcttgattttaaagtggactatgaggtgcctatTAATTTGGGTAGACCTTTACTTGCTACGGGTAAGGATCTTGTTGATGTGGAAGATAGTGAGCTCACTTTCCGtatgggtgatgaaaaagtggtcttctatgtgtgcaaatctatgaggcaaccgaataaCAATGAAGTTTGTTCATTCGTGGATTTGGTGAAGGATGTGATTGTTGATGATGCTAGTGCTACAATGAATGTTGAGGATAGTTTGGAAGTCGTTTCGCTCAACCTTGATGATGAGGAGGAGAGAGAAGGTTATGTGGAGTATGTGAATGCATTTCAAGGAATGGGGTCATATACTTATGAGCCCCGCAAgatatctttggatcttgaaaatcgaaAGACTCCTCCAACAATGCCCTTAATTGAGGAGCCTCCCACTTTGGAGTTAAAGTCATTGCCTCCGCATatcaggtatgaattccttggcccttcttctactttgccggttattctttcttcttgtttgACAAACCTGCAGGTAGAGGCACATTGGAGGTGCTACAAAGGAGGAAAAGAGCAATCAGATCAACATTGGCGGATATCTGAggcataa